Part of the bacterium genome, CCTTGTGTAAGTACTTGGTCTTTTGCTGGAAGTAAGCTTGGCAATTTTTTAAAAGACCCCAAAAAACTAAAATACTTCAACTATATCATGGCAGGACTCTTAGTCGGCTGTTTGGGTTTTTTGTTGTAGGATAAAGATGTACAATAATGATTCATTATAAAAAATTAAACATAAATGATGATCAACAACTCATGGCTTTATTGAAATGGGAAAATGATGTCAGTATATACCATCTTATAACGCCTGTTAAAGACAGAAACCAAAAATTTATTCCCATCAATTTTGACCAGCTTAAAGAGAAGTGTCACTTAGAAAAAGGTAAAAAAAAATATACCTACCTTGTTTATGATCAAGATAAGCCCCTAGGTCAATTTTCTATCCATATAGACCCAGCACATTTGTACAAAAAAATAAATCACAGCAGTTGGTTAGGCTTATGTATTGGAGAAAAAAGCTACTGGGGGAAGGGCGCTGGCCAAAAAGCCATGAAATTCTTTGAGCAAGAGTCTATACAATTGGGCTTAAAAAGAGTGGAATTGGGTGTGTTTGAGTTTAATACTAGGGCAATCCAGTTTTATAAAAAATTGGGTTATCAAGAAATAGGGGCATTAGAAAACTTTACTTATTGGAATGGTCAATATTGGAGTGATATTAGGATGGAAAAGTATTTATGAATGGGTCAATAAAAATAATACCTCTGATGAGCAAATTATGTGTTGGCTAAACTGGGAGATATAAAATACCAATTATGAAAAATGTTACTGTTTACTTATCCGCTTATTCTGAAGATAAAAGCATGATTGATCTTACAGAAAACCTTGCTAGATTGATGGTTGAGCAAGGGTTTTGCTTGATTTTTGGTGGTTCAGGAACCGGTTTGATGAAAGTGCTAGCAGATACTGTATTAAATCATAAGGGTAAAGTAGCAGGTATTTCAATGGAAAGCCTAAAGTACGTTAGTATGTCTAATTTGACAGAGCTGATTATTGCTAAAGATTTAAATGAGAGAAAGCAACTGCTGCAAAAGCATGCCGATGCTTTTATTGCTTTGCCAGGTGGTAATGGAACTTTAGATGAAATTACGCAGGCTATTGAAGAAAAAAAACAAGGCTTTCATGATAAACCCATCGTTTTTTTAAACCATAATGGTTTTTATGATCCTTTGTTGGCACAATACAATAAAATGAAAGACTTGGGGTTTTTACCCAAGAATAAAAATTTAGATGATTTATTTGTTTTTGTAGATACGGATGAACAAGCTATTAAATATATTCGTGATGCATTAAAATAATCTACACTGTACAATAGCTATTCAATATTAAAAGCTAGCTTCTATTTCTTTAGCTCTAGATGTAAAAGCAAAACCTTGGGTGCCTAGAATTCCAATCATGACTGATTCAATGATGGGAGCAGATACTTTTTTCTCTGTTTCCCATTTTACAACAAAGTTGGCACCACTACCTCCTGAAAGATCAGATTCAGGAATAATAAAATCTTTGGATGACATTTTTTGTAAAGAAAAGGGTGTGTCTATGAATTTTTTTAATAATTTCCCATTGGTATCATAATAGTCTACTTGTGAAATAACAATTATATCTTTTTCTGAGATGTTTCTAATACTTAAAATAGCTGAAAGATGAGTCAATTTTTTTAAGTGCGTGTATATAGATGAGTATATGGGGACATAGACTTTTTGACCATGAACGAGTCGTGTTGGAGCTTCATTTAATGGAACAAAATTATCTGACTTAGGAACAAGTGTAGTATCAATTGAAAATTTATCTTCGTTCTGGCAGGCCAATATACTCAATGCTAGAAAAGATATTATTAATAAATGCCTCATGGTTATTTTTTTCCTTCTAATAATTTTAAAACTTAGAATATTTATATCATTCTTGAACTATGGGGAAAAGCTTTGGGTAAACATAACAGTGATTAGACATAATATTCAATTACAATATTTAGAGCATAATTTTTAGATTTTTTAGTTTTTGCTATAATGACTATAAATGCGTAAAGGTAAAAGTTTAATTTTTATCCTAGCTTTGCTGGCTATGGTCATGGGCATTTTTGCGCATACAATAGGAAGGCCATTGTTTGGCGATGAATGTACCGAACTTTTGCAAGCATTGGATAGGCCAGAGGGCTTTTTTATTCTCACTCCAAGTTTTTCCGCCAATTGGGTTGTTTCTAGCATTGAGTCGTTTGTAACCTATATCTACTCTTTTTTTCTTATGAACTTTGGTTTTAAGGATGGTTTATTGGCCATAAGAGTTTTTCATATTGTATTTTTTACACTCAACACAGTGCTTTTGTATGTTATTTTTCGAAGACTTGTTTCTTCTTTTTGGGCTTTTAGTGGTAGTTTTCTTTTTATCTTTTCTAACTATGCATTGTGTTTAATGCAAATCTTAACCCGTAATTCAATCACTCCATTTTGGGTTTTATGCGGTTTATTATTTCTTGAAAAAATTCTCAATAGTAAAGAAAGCTTTAGCAATCAAAGAAAATTTCAAGGTTTAATGTTTTTAATGGCTCTTGCTACCTGTACATTGGGTCTTGTTACGTATTCGGGTTTTCGTGTTTATATAACGGCTTTGTCATTGGCATTTTTTATTAGCTGTGTTTTGTACCATAAAAATAAAATTATAATGGCAGTTCTTTTGCCTTTAGCCACTATAAGCATACTTTATACTATGTTAGCACTTAGTGATACGAGTATTGAAGCATTTTTATATAGAGGCTCCTATGCACTTGTAAAAAAAGAGCATTTTTTACAAGTTTTTTATCAAGTTTTGCTCTTTCCATTTAAGTTTTATCAATTTGGACATTTTGTTGTAGAGCAGGTCCATGTTTTAGTGGGAAAAAGCCCTCTACCATTTTATCTAGCACCTTTCTTTTGTATTGGTTTGTTTTCTAGCTATATCAAGTCATTGTACAACGAAAAACAAGAAAAGTTTTACTCTTTGGTATTTCTTAGAAATTTTTTATTGTTATCTATGTTTTTCTTTTCCTTCCTTGGCCCCAACTTAAAGTATTTTTATGGACTGTGGCCGGTGCTTATCATTTTTTGTGTGATAGGTATGGAAATGGTGGCTAAAATGATGAAGCTAAGTTCATCAAGGCTTAAGCTTGTGATGGGCATCTTGCTATTGGTTTTTAGTGTTGAGCAGGTGTATTTTTTTACTCAACAAAACACAAACAGCGCTAGCGTACATGCTTTTTTAAAACAAGATGCCAACGCTAAAAAACTAATTGACAAAGCAAGCCCTATCATTAAGTTAAGTGAAAAACCTGCGCTGATTTATTCACCCATGGGGAGAGATGTTGCTTTATGGTATGCAAGAAGCACAGCATTACCAGCTGATATTTTAGATCGTTGGGTTTTGTTTACGCAAGAAAAAAAAATTAAAAATTTAGAAAAAGATATATCCTTAAATTTAGAAGGGAATTTATTTACAAAAAATAATCTAGATCAAAGTCAAAAACAGAGTCTTAAAAAAGTATTAAATAATAATCCAAAATTAAAGTGGGTTGAAATTGACCTTTAAAGTTTATATTTAAATTATTAATAGATTTATATTTTTTAGGGCTTTAATTGTATTGAGTTTAGGTGTGCATATATAAACCGTTTTTATAAAATAGAGAAATTAAAATTTGATTGTGTTAGGGTCTTCAATATGACCATGGATAATTTTTACAAGATAGCTTTTCAACATTTGCGTAAAGTGGATGATCCTGCGTCTCTCGATAGAGGTATGAAAATGTTAGAAGGAATATACGAACAAGATCCTAACAACACTAAAGCCTGTTTTGAGTATGCCGGTGGGTGGGATAGTATAGGTCAAGAAGACAAAGCTGCCGTGTACTATCAAAAAGTAAAAATGATGGGGGTTGAAACTTTACCCATGGAGGACCAGCCATGCTTTTATGTTCAATATGGCAGCACTTTAAGAAACCTTAAAAAGTTTGATCAAGCAAATGAAGTTTTCAATGAAGGAATTAAAGTGTTTCCTGATTTCTTAGCCATTAAACTGTTTAGAGCACTTAACTTATATTCTATGGGCATAGAGCAAGAAAAAAATAAAAACTATATTAAAAAGCAATTAACACAAGCCAGACATCACTCTGTCTTAAGGTACCTTCGTTCATTGAAAAAATATTTAGAATTGATTGACTGTTAAAAAATAAATATAGAAGGTCTAAATGATAAAAAATTAAGATGACATGCAGGTATTGGAATAAACGTATAAAAAAATAAAGTTTGTAATAGAAAAATAAACGCTTCACTGAGTATCAGTACAATTAAAAAGTCCCTACCTCTAATAATATAAAGTCCCGAATCAAAATCGAAAGAGAGCAATTTAAAGTTAACAACATATTAATAAAGATTTTTTCTTGATTTATTCTATGTTAGCAGCATTATTAATAATGTAATGATTATAAATTATATAAAAACTTTTAGTGTAGTTTTGTTATATATGGTTTTCATAGATGCCATCTGGCTAAAGTATATTGTAGGTAAAGTTTTTCTTAAACATGCAGAAACAGTTTTTAGACAACATGGTATTGTGCTTTGGTCAGCAGCCATTGTATATATATTAATGACATTGGGTTTGATGATTTTTGTGAGGCCCTGTATCATAAAACATCAGTCTTTACTGTTAACATTTATATATGGGGGCTTGTTTGGTGCCATCGTCTACGGTGTTTTTGATTTTACCAACCACGCAATTTTAAAACAGTGGCCATTAAATCTTATTGTCTTAGATTTAGTCTGGGGAGCTTTTTTACTGGGAAGCAGCAGTCTTGTTTTAAAAAAAATTATAGGCAAATAAGATAAACATGTAACGACTTAAGCATGTGTTATGTTTAAGCAAGCAAGTTTTCACCTTAAGAAATGAGAAACATTGACAATTAAATTGTTTCTTGAGAAACATTATTCTAGTGAATCATTTAAATTCAAATGTTGACTTTGAAATTATTACCCAATTAAGAAAATTAATTAGAGCTGTAGCACTTTTTTCGCAAGAAGTGAAAAGTAAGAGTGGTTTAAATGCTTCCCAGTTAGCCTGTTTGACCGAATTGGCTGACCGAGGTGAGCTTTCTTTCCGCGAGTTGAGTAAGCTTATTCATGTTTCGCCCAGTAGTGTAACAAAAATTATTGATGTTTTAGAACGTAAATTTTTTGTACATAGAAAAAGAGAAGGCAATGATCGTCGAGTTATAAAAGCAGTGATTACTCCGAAGGGTAAACAAGTTGTTGAGGGGTCACCAAAGTCAATGCAAAAAAAAATGTTGCAAGGCTTATCTTCATTGTCCGACGGCATTAAACAGCAGATTAAAGCAGACTTAGAGCAATTAGTTATGCTGATTGATGCTCAAGATCTTTCATCTGCACCAGTATTGGATGCTGCAGAAAGGTTAAATGAAGAGCTTAGCTCTTCAGATGAAAATATGAGGGTAAAAAAGAATATACCCGTCAATGAATAAATCTTTATTAAATACTATGATTAAAAAAATTAGCCCAAACACTACTTTTTCAGAGGAACAAGTAATAGAAATTAGAGACTTTTTATATCAGCATCTGGATCGTTTTGGTGATGATAAGACATCTATATTAGAGTGTATCCATTATGCTCGAGATACCACTTCTAAAGGTGGGTATATTTATGTTTCTATTGAAAATCAAAAAATAAAAGGTGTTTCGATTGTTCTAAAGACAAATATGCAAGGCTTTATCCCTCCCTATATTTTGGTATATATTGCAGTAGATAAAAACTTTAGAGGGCAAGGAATTGGTAAAAAGCTTATTCAATACATTCAAAATGATTTGGGTGAGGCAATTGCGCTTCATGTAGAACAAGATAACCCAGCTTTTCATCTCTATGAAAAGTTAGGTTTTAAGAACAAGTATTTAGAGATGAGGTGGTTTCCAGATGGCTCGTCTTGAAATGTATCGTGATCGTTTGAAGCATAATTATAAGCAACTGCAAAAATTATTTACAAAAAATAAGATCAATTGGGCTGTTACCACCAAAGTGTTGTGTGGTAACAAGATGTTTTTACAAGAAGTTTTAGATCTTCAACCCAAGCAAATTTGCGAATCACGAGTGAGTAATCTTAAAGCTATAAAATCACTAGATCCAGAAATAGAAACAATATACATCAAACCTCCATCTAGAAATGCTATAGCATCAGTTGTAAAGTATGCAGATATAAGTTTGAATACGGAACTTTCAAATATCAAGCTACTTGCCAAAGAAGCCCGTAAACAAAAAAGAGTTCATAAAATTATAATCATGATTGAGATGGGAGATTTGCGTGAAGGTGTTATGGGTAATGATGTTATACAATTTTATGAAAAAACCTTTAAGCTTAAAGGGATAAAAGTTATTGGTATTGGGACAAACTTAAACTGTCTTTTTGGAGTGATGCCATCGCATGATAAATTGGTTCAATTGGGTTTGTATCGGCAAATTATAGAACTTAAATTTAAAAGAAAACTACCCATTATATCAGGAGGCAGCACCGTAACCATTCCTCTTATTTATAGAAAGCAACTTCCACAAAGTGTTAACCATTTTAGAGTGGGTGAAGCCTTGTTTTTTGGTGCTGATCTTTTTGATAAAAAAACTTTGCCTGGCTTTTTCCCCAATGTTTTTCAACTTTTTTCTGAAATTATAGAGTTGTATGAAAAACCAATTGTTCCTCTTGGTGAGCTCGATGAAGATCCCAGAGGTGAAACGCATGAAGTTAATCCTGAAGACTATGGTAAAAAATCCTATCGAGCAATTTTGGATATTGGAACGCTGGATGTTAACCCAGAATATTTAACGCCTGAAGATCCAGACTTGGAAATTGTTAAAGCCAGTTCTGATATGTTGGTAGTAGAACTTAAAAAAGGAAAGCAAAATTACGTTCTGGGTAGTATTGTAAGGTTTGATATAAAGTACATGGGGGTTCTGAGTTTGATGAACTCTCGATATATAGAAAAAAAAGTCATTTGATGATTCTGGGTATGTCCGAAGGTAAGCGAGTTAGTAGTTCGTAATTAAGTTGGCTACTGTAATCTGCAAATGAAGCGATAGATATTTCTTCTTCACCATCTTTTCCAATCAAAGTAACATCATCACCAATACAAACTTCGGGTATCTTTGTGACATCGACAGAAACAACATTCATATTGACAATACCCGTAACAGGAGCACGTTTACCTCGAATAAGCACAATGCCTTGGTTGCTTAAACTTCTTGAAAACCCATTGGCATAACCAACAGGAATAATAGCAAGGTGTTTATCTTCACTGGCTTGGTATGATGTTCCATAGCCTATAAATTGACCTTTAGAGACTTTTTTAAGCGATAAGACTTTGGTTTTCCAACTTAAAACAGGCGAAAGGGGATTGATATCTTTATTTTTTTTAACTGAATAATCAATGCGAGTTTCCTGACTAGGCCAGAGACCGTATTGCAATATTCCAATGCGAACCATATCGTAGCGTGTTTTTGGAAAGCGAATCATGGCTGCTGAGCAAGCTGTATGTTTTGTGATTGATGAGCCAAGTTGAGGCAAGAAAATTTTGGATAATTTATCATACTGTTTAATTTGTGATTTAACGCGTTCAAAATTAGAAATAGACTCTGCACCTGAATAATGTGTACACAAACCTTCTATTCGCACTGAGTTTTGTTGATTTTTGTAAAGTTTAGCTATTATCTCAAGGTCTGATGATTCCAAACCAAAGCGATTCATTCCTGTTTCAATTTCAAGGTGAATTAATGCTTTTTTATTTAGTTTTCTAGCAGCAACTTGAATAAGATTAAAGCTATGAAGATCATGAACAAAAAGCTCAATATTATTTTCTAAAGCCCAGTCTATTTCAGAAGCATCAAGGTTTCCCATAATAATTAAACGGGTTTTATGACGGTCAATGGCTCTGAGAACTTGAAAAGCTTCCTGAGCACTAAAAACGGCCAGTGTATTGATATGATTTTTTTGCGCCATGATAGCTATTTCACTGGCACCATGACCATAAGCATTGCCTTTGATAACTGCACATACATTGGTTTTCATGCCAGCAAGTTTTTTTATAAATTTAATGTTTTGAGCGTAGTGTAAAGAGTCTAGCTCAATATAAGACGTACATATCATGGTGGTTTACTCTTTAACGCTTGTATTGATTCATAGCAACCACCCATAGCTGTTTCAGGAATTTACTGTAAGGCTCAATAACATCATCATTAAAGTTATAGAAGGGACTGTGGAGTTCACTAACCTCACAACCAACTCCTAAACCAAAATAAATACCTGATAATGCTTGTGTGTAGTGGCCAAAATCTTCAGACCATAAATAAGGAAAATCTTTATTGTGAACTTTCAGTTGTGTTGCTGTAGCTGCGGCATCAATTAAAGGGATAAGCTTTGAGTTTATGGTTGTTGCAGGGAAATATTCTTTGCTTTCAATGTCTAAAGTGAGCTTATGCATTTTTGCCAGATATTTTGCATGCTCAATCAGTTGAGATTCTTTCTTTTTTAATATGTTGCTATGTTTACTTCTCAATGTAAAAGCCGCACAGCCATTTCCAGGGCTGATGCCATAGTTTTCATGGCCAAGATTAAAAAAAACAGGTGTGGCTAAGAAAAAGTTGTCATCGAATGCATCGCTGACACTATCGAGAGCTTTATTATACAAATCAAGCAAAGCCGGCATTGGCGAACGAGATAAGTGAGGTTCCCCAGCATGAGACGTTTTACCTGAATATATAAATTTAATTCCTTTTGATGTGCATGCAAAAGTATCTTTTATGCAAACAACAGTTTGTTCCGCTATACCGGGAATATTATGAAAACCAAAAATCATATCGGCTTGCCATTGTTTAAATGCCTCATCTTTGACAATTTCTATAGCACCTTCACCTTGTTCTTCTGCATGTTGAAACAATAAACCTAATTTGCCTATTTTTTTATTTTGTTCTTGCCATGCCTGAGCAAGAGAGGCTACCAGAGTCATGTGGCCGTCGTGCCCACATTTGTGTGAGATGTTTTTATTTTTTGAGCTGTACGTTAGCTCAATAGTTTCCTTTATAGGAAGCGCATCTAGGTCTGCACGAAAAACAATATTAGGCCCTGGCTGTCCTGAATCAAACTCAGCCAAAAATGCTTTGCCATCAGTCAAAGGAATTATTTTAGGAGCATAAGGCTTTAAAAATTCTTTGAGCACAGCTTGTGTTTTTTTTTCTTGGTGAGACAGCTCAGCATGTTGATGC contains:
- a CDS encoding GNAT family N-acetyltransferase yields the protein MIHYKKLNINDDQQLMALLKWENDVSIYHLITPVKDRNQKFIPINFDQLKEKCHLEKGKKKYTYLVYDQDKPLGQFSIHIDPAHLYKKINHSSWLGLCIGEKSYWGKGAGQKAMKFFEQESIQLGLKRVELGVFEFNTRAIQFYKKLGYQEIGALENFTYWNGQYWSDIRMEKYL
- a CDS encoding TIGR00730 family Rossman fold protein; this translates as MKNVTVYLSAYSEDKSMIDLTENLARLMVEQGFCLIFGGSGTGLMKVLADTVLNHKGKVAGISMESLKYVSMSNLTELIIAKDLNERKQLLQKHADAFIALPGGNGTLDEITQAIEEKKQGFHDKPIVFLNHNGFYDPLLAQYNKMKDLGFLPKNKNLDDLFVFVDTDEQAIKYIRDALK
- a CDS encoding DUF3124 domain-containing protein, giving the protein MRHLLIISFLALSILACQNEDKFSIDTTLVPKSDNFVPLNEAPTRLVHGQKVYVPIYSSIYTHLKKLTHLSAILSIRNISEKDIIVISQVDYYDTNGKLLKKFIDTPFSLQKMSSKDFIIPESDLSGGSGANFVVKWETEKKVSAPIIESVMIGILGTQGFAFTSRAKEIEASF
- a CDS encoding tetratricopeptide repeat protein, which codes for MTMDNFYKIAFQHLRKVDDPASLDRGMKMLEGIYEQDPNNTKACFEYAGGWDSIGQEDKAAVYYQKVKMMGVETLPMEDQPCFYVQYGSTLRNLKKFDQANEVFNEGIKVFPDFLAIKLFRALNLYSMGIEQEKNKNYIKKQLTQARHHSVLRYLRSLKKYLELIDC
- a CDS encoding DUF2177 family protein, with the translated sequence MVFIDAIWLKYIVGKVFLKHAETVFRQHGIVLWSAAIVYILMTLGLMIFVRPCIIKHQSLLLTFIYGGLFGAIVYGVFDFTNHAILKQWPLNLIVLDLVWGAFLLGSSSLVLKKIIGK
- a CDS encoding MarR family transcriptional regulator — encoded protein: MNHLNSNVDFEIITQLRKLIRAVALFSQEVKSKSGLNASQLACLTELADRGELSFRELSKLIHVSPSSVTKIIDVLERKFFVHRKREGNDRRVIKAVITPKGKQVVEGSPKSMQKKMLQGLSSLSDGIKQQIKADLEQLVMLIDAQDLSSAPVLDAAERLNEELSSSDENMRVKKNIPVNE
- a CDS encoding GNAT family N-acetyltransferase, which translates into the protein MNKSLLNTMIKKISPNTTFSEEQVIEIRDFLYQHLDRFGDDKTSILECIHYARDTTSKGGYIYVSIENQKIKGVSIVLKTNMQGFIPPYILVYIAVDKNFRGQGIGKKLIQYIQNDLGEAIALHVEQDNPAFHLYEKLGFKNKYLEMRWFPDGSS
- a CDS encoding alanine racemase, translated to MARLEMYRDRLKHNYKQLQKLFTKNKINWAVTTKVLCGNKMFLQEVLDLQPKQICESRVSNLKAIKSLDPEIETIYIKPPSRNAIASVVKYADISLNTELSNIKLLAKEARKQKRVHKIIIMIEMGDLREGVMGNDVIQFYEKTFKLKGIKVIGIGTNLNCLFGVMPSHDKLVQLGLYRQIIELKFKRKLPIISGGSTVTIPLIYRKQLPQSVNHFRVGEALFFGADLFDKKTLPGFFPNVFQLFSEIIELYEKPIVPLGELDEDPRGETHEVNPEDYGKKSYRAILDIGTLDVNPEYLTPEDPDLEIVKASSDMLVVELKKGKQNYVLGSIVRFDIKYMGVLSLMNSRYIEKKVI
- the alr gene encoding alanine racemase, with product MICTSYIELDSLHYAQNIKFIKKLAGMKTNVCAVIKGNAYGHGASEIAIMAQKNHINTLAVFSAQEAFQVLRAIDRHKTRLIIMGNLDASEIDWALENNIELFVHDLHSFNLIQVAARKLNKKALIHLEIETGMNRFGLESSDLEIIAKLYKNQQNSVRIEGLCTHYSGAESISNFERVKSQIKQYDKLSKIFLPQLGSSITKHTACSAAMIRFPKTRYDMVRIGILQYGLWPSQETRIDYSVKKNKDINPLSPVLSWKTKVLSLKKVSKGQFIGYGTSYQASEDKHLAIIPVGYANGFSRSLSNQGIVLIRGKRAPVTGIVNMNVVSVDVTKIPEVCIGDDVTLIGKDGEEEISIASFADYSSQLNYELLTRLPSDIPRIIK
- a CDS encoding amidohydrolase produces the protein MKSIEKLIKLRHDLHQHAELSHQEKKTQAVLKEFLKPYAPKIIPLTDGKAFLAEFDSGQPGPNIVFRADLDALPIKETIELTYSSKNKNISHKCGHDGHMTLVASLAQAWQEQNKKIGKLGLLFQHAEEQGEGAIEIVKDEAFKQWQADMIFGFHNIPGIAEQTVVCIKDTFACTSKGIKFIYSGKTSHAGEPHLSRSPMPALLDLYNKALDSVSDAFDDNFFLATPVFFNLGHENYGISPGNGCAAFTLRSKHSNILKKKESQLIEHAKYLAKMHKLTLDIESKEYFPATTINSKLIPLIDAAATATQLKVHNKDFPYLWSEDFGHYTQALSGIYFGLGVGCEVSELHSPFYNFNDDVIEPYSKFLKQLWVVAMNQYKR